From a single Rodentibacter sp. JRC1 genomic region:
- a CDS encoding carboxymuconolactone decarboxylase family protein: protein MFTDWKEHTSHVKKSFAALGKQHPKMLQAYQALGAAAAEGDVLDAKTRELIALAVAVTTRCESCISVHAEEAVKAGATEAEVAAALAMSIALNAGAAYTYSLRALEAYHTQKGE, encoded by the coding sequence ATGTTTACAGATTGGAAAGAACATACATCACATGTTAAAAAATCATTTGCTGCACTTGGTAAACAACATCCGAAAATGTTGCAAGCCTATCAAGCACTCGGTGCGGCGGCTGCGGAAGGTGATGTGCTTGATGCGAAAACCCGTGAATTAATTGCCCTTGCAGTAGCAGTTACAACCCGTTGTGAAAGTTGCATTAGTGTTCACGCAGAAGAAGCAGTAAAAGCGGGCGCAACGGAAGCTGAGGTTGCAGCAGCACTTGCGATGTCCATCGCCTTAAATGCAGGCGCAGCATACACTTATTCGTTACGCGCGTTAGAAGCTTATCACACGCAAAAAGGTGAGTAA
- a CDS encoding outer membrane protein transport protein gives MKKFNQSLLAVAMLLTAGGANAAAFQLSEVSTSGLGRAYAGEAAMADNASVVATNPALMSMFKTNQFSVGGVYVDSKINMSGPVTVSAFGRTLAQGSASQKSVVPGSFIPNMYFVAPINDKFAVGAGMNVNFGLKSEYDNNYDAGVFGGKTDLTAINLNLSGSYRVTQGLSAGVGLNAVYAKAEIERRAGILSTAVKNAAPLVPSLVAAGRISPNAAQSLSRLQGMGKDTVLTHLRDRNAWGFGWNAGLLYEFNERNRIGVAYHSKIDIDFNDRYAVSAPRAIAGAPAGEGNLTLHLPDYLEVSGFHRLTDRFAMHYSYKYTHWSRLKSLHATYNTGELAFHKDENYRSNSRIALGATYDVNDQLTLRAGIAYDEAAATLNHASASIPDTDRTWYSFGATYKVTPNLSVDLGYAYLKGKKIQFKESQDVRGIAKIEADYTSKASASLYGLNLNYSF, from the coding sequence ATGAAAAAATTTAACCAATCTTTATTAGCGGTTGCAATGTTACTTACAGCCGGTGGGGCAAATGCCGCAGCATTCCAATTATCGGAAGTTTCTACATCCGGCTTAGGTCGGGCTTATGCCGGTGAGGCGGCAATGGCGGATAATGCGTCAGTCGTGGCGACGAACCCTGCATTGATGAGTATGTTTAAAACCAATCAATTCTCTGTCGGCGGTGTTTATGTGGATTCTAAGATTAATATGAGCGGTCCTGTTACGGTTAGTGCATTTGGTCGTACTCTTGCTCAGGGTTCTGCTTCCCAAAAGAGCGTTGTGCCGGGATCATTTATTCCGAATATGTATTTTGTTGCACCGATTAACGATAAATTTGCGGTGGGTGCGGGAATGAACGTAAACTTCGGCTTAAAAAGCGAATATGACAACAACTATGATGCGGGTGTTTTTGGCGGTAAAACCGATTTAACCGCAATTAATCTTAACTTAAGCGGTTCATATCGTGTTACTCAAGGTTTAAGTGCAGGTGTTGGTTTGAATGCCGTTTATGCGAAAGCAGAAATCGAACGCCGTGCGGGTATTTTAAGTACCGCGGTTAAAAATGCTGCGCCTTTAGTTCCGTCTTTAGTTGCTGCCGGACGGATTTCTCCAAATGCAGCGCAGTCTTTATCAAGACTTCAAGGTATGGGGAAAGATACCGTTTTAACGCATTTACGTGATCGAAACGCATGGGGGTTCGGTTGGAATGCAGGTTTGTTATATGAGTTTAATGAACGTAATCGTATCGGTGTAGCATATCATTCAAAAATCGATATCGATTTTAACGATCGCTATGCCGTGAGCGCACCACGTGCAATTGCGGGAGCGCCGGCAGGGGAAGGTAACTTAACGTTGCATTTACCGGATTATTTGGAAGTCTCCGGTTTTCACCGGTTAACGGATCGCTTTGCAATGCACTATAGCTATAAATATACGCACTGGAGCCGCCTAAAATCGTTACATGCGACTTATAACACCGGTGAATTAGCTTTCCATAAAGATGAAAATTACCGTAGTAATTCCCGTATCGCACTTGGTGCGACTTATGATGTAAACGATCAACTCACCTTACGTGCAGGTATTGCTTATGACGAGGCTGCCGCGACATTAAATCACGCAAGTGCCTCAATCCCTGATACTGATCGTACTTGGTATAGTTTTGGTGCAACCTATAAAGTTACTCCGAATCTTTCTGTTGATTTAGGCTATGCTTACTTAAAAGGCAAAAAAATCCAATTTAAAGAATCACAAGATGTTCGTGGTATTGCGAAAATTGAAGCGGATTACACCTCTAAAGCAAGTGCTAGTCTTTACGGTTTAAACCTAAATTATAGTTTCTAA
- a CDS encoding cupin domain-containing protein, producing MDYLDRLTHLAQVRGEINIHCLFQGEWQINYEEKHNDKGIFHLIEEGECWLTFGEKTFHLKAGDIFFLPQSRPHLMSNLEEGQPSVPLKKEQQGIFQIHQIGRGTPNFKMFCGAFYYQKNALLIESLPTYLHLNLCDTPIHPLVQLFLQEAQKQESGTQSVIDALANVLFIYILRDVISRSVIDKGVLYALQDKRLNSVVVQLLQSPAKQWHIEQLAKLATMSRANFIRVFQQQLGMSPGKFLTKVRLDLAAFLLKQSQQSILAIALEVGYQSEAHFSKAFKNVYQLSPSQYRKLSSL from the coding sequence ATGGATTATTTAGACAGACTCACTCATTTGGCACAAGTACGCGGTGAAATTAATATTCACTGTCTTTTTCAGGGTGAATGGCAGATCAACTATGAAGAAAAGCATAATGACAAAGGCATTTTTCATTTAATTGAAGAAGGCGAGTGTTGGCTGACATTCGGTGAAAAGACCTTTCATTTGAAGGCCGGTGATATATTTTTTCTTCCGCAAAGTCGACCGCACTTGATGAGTAATTTGGAGGAAGGGCAGCCTTCCGTTCCTTTAAAAAAGGAACAACAAGGAATTTTTCAAATTCATCAAATCGGGCGGGGTACACCGAACTTTAAAATGTTTTGCGGTGCATTTTATTATCAGAAAAATGCCCTATTGATAGAATCATTGCCGACTTATTTACATTTGAATTTATGCGATACGCCGATCCATCCTTTGGTTCAATTATTTTTACAGGAAGCCCAGAAACAAGAAAGCGGCACGCAATCGGTGATTGATGCGCTGGCAAATGTATTATTTATTTACATTTTACGTGATGTGATTTCTCGCAGTGTGATTGATAAAGGCGTATTGTATGCATTACAAGATAAACGTCTTAACTCGGTGGTAGTGCAGTTATTACAATCACCGGCGAAGCAATGGCATATTGAACAACTTGCTAAGCTGGCGACGATGTCGCGTGCAAATTTTATTCGTGTGTTTCAGCAACAATTAGGAATGTCTCCCGGTAAGTTTCTTACAAAAGTGCGGTTAGATTTAGCAGCGTTTTTGTTAAAGCAATCGCAACAGTCAATACTGGCTATTGCGTTGGAAGTGGGCTATCAATCGGAAGCGCATTTTAGTAAAGCCTTTAAGAATGTTTATCAGCTCTCCCCAAGTCAGTATCGGAAATTGTCTTCTCTATAA
- a CDS encoding YfcZ/YiiS family protein — MTVKCKAEESLTCSCVDVGTIIDGSDCTVNVDQIYHNRTEAEQALARLTEKARKTESEPCEIVSEIISMEDGVQLKASFTFSCQAEAMIFELANR, encoded by the coding sequence ATGACGGTAAAATGCAAAGCGGAAGAATCCCTTACCTGTAGTTGTGTAGATGTAGGCACAATTATTGACGGTTCGGATTGTACCGTAAACGTAGATCAAATTTATCACAACCGAACAGAGGCGGAACAGGCTCTCGCCCGTTTAACCGAAAAAGCCCGCAAAACAGAAAGTGAACCTTGCGAAATCGTTAGTGAAATTATATCCATGGAAGACGGGGTGCAACTAAAAGCAAGCTTCACCTTCAGCTGTCAAGCGGAAGCAATGATTTTTGAATTAGCAAATCGTTAA
- a CDS encoding 3-deoxy-D-manno-octulosonic acid kinase, protein MFEYQHHNQFFIFNFDRTFDTQTEFFNPEFWQSQQCILGSAKGRGTTYFLQTEDWFGVNCALRHYYRGGLWGKLNKDRYRFSSLENTRSFTEFRLLQRLHNADLPVPKPIGARVKKGQLGICYQADILTEKIENAQDLTALLSNETLPIEIWQQMGRLIRRLHDLQICHSDLNAHNILVQQTAQGQKCWLLDFDKCGEKSGEFWKTENLNRLYRSFIKETGRLNILFTEQNWADLTDAYHQN, encoded by the coding sequence ATGTTTGAATATCAACATCACAATCAATTTTTCATCTTCAATTTTGACCGCACTTTCGATACCCAAACGGAATTTTTTAATCCTGAATTTTGGCAATCCCAACAGTGCATTTTGGGATCTGCAAAAGGGCGCGGTACGACATATTTTCTCCAAACGGAAGATTGGTTCGGCGTAAATTGCGCACTTCGCCATTATTATCGGGGTGGCTTATGGGGAAAATTAAATAAAGATCGCTATCGTTTTTCCTCCCTTGAAAATACCCGCAGTTTTACCGAATTTCGCTTATTACAGCGTTTACATAACGCCGATTTACCCGTGCCGAAACCCATTGGGGCGCGTGTCAAAAAAGGGCAACTCGGCATTTGTTATCAAGCGGATATTCTGACGGAAAAAATCGAAAACGCCCAAGATTTGACCGCACTTTTATCAAATGAAACATTACCGATAGAAATATGGCAACAAATGGGGAGATTAATTCGCCGATTGCACGATTTGCAAATTTGCCATTCGGATCTCAATGCTCATAATATTTTGGTACAGCAAACCGCCCAAGGGCAAAAATGTTGGTTATTAGATTTTGATAAGTGCGGTGAAAAATCAGGGGAGTTTTGGAAAACGGAAAACCTAAATCGTCTTTATCGCTCTTTTATAAAAGAGACGGGAAGGCTGAACATTCTATTTACCGAACAAAACTGGGCGGATTTAACGGACGCTTATCATCAAAATTAA
- the mutH gene encoding DNA mismatch repair endonuclease MutH, which produces MISQTQTPPSTLSQLLQRAQRIAGLTFGELADELNISVPPNLKRNKGWVGMLLETALGATAGSKAEQDFVHLGVELKTLPVNEQGFPLETTFVSLAPLVQNSGVQWETSHVRHKLSCVLWIPIEGSRSIALRERHIGAPILWRPTPQQEHQLKQDWEELMEYITLGRLDQITARIGEVMQLRPKGANAKAITKGIGKRGETVETLPLGFYLRKEFTAGILRDFLGA; this is translated from the coding sequence ATGATTTCTCAAACTCAAACACCGCCAAGCACATTATCACAACTCCTTCAACGGGCGCAACGGATAGCCGGTTTAACTTTTGGTGAGCTTGCAGACGAACTGAATATCTCTGTTCCGCCAAATTTAAAACGGAATAAAGGTTGGGTTGGAATGTTATTAGAAACCGCATTGGGGGCAACCGCCGGCAGTAAAGCCGAGCAAGATTTTGTTCACCTTGGTGTCGAGCTGAAAACCTTGCCTGTAAATGAACAGGGTTTTCCACTAGAGACGACCTTTGTTAGTCTTGCTCCGTTAGTACAGAATTCCGGTGTGCAATGGGAAACTTCTCATGTTCGCCATAAATTATCTTGTGTACTTTGGATTCCTATTGAAGGCAGTCGCAGTATTGCGTTGCGTGAACGCCATATCGGTGCGCCGATTTTGTGGCGACCGACTCCACAGCAAGAACATCAATTAAAACAAGATTGGGAAGAGTTGATGGAATACATCACGCTTGGGCGGCTTGATCAAATTACCGCAAGAATCGGCGAAGTGATGCAGTTAAGACCAAAAGGGGCAAACGCTAAAGCAATCACAAAAGGGATTGGAAAACGTGGTGAAACGGTGGAAACGTTACCCTTAGGTTTTTATTTAAGGAAAGAGTTTACCGCAGGTATTTTGAGGGATTTTTTAGGGGCTTAG
- a CDS encoding MarC family protein — translation MFDSFIVQFVVLWAVIDPIGSIPVYLSKTIGFSLEERRKIARNAVIISAGILLFFLIGGQILFEAMQVPLPAFQIAGGLVLFLFALTMIFGESKPDQEIKMRANVTEIAVYPLAVPSIASPGAMMAIVLLTDNHRFNFSEQFITAGIMLAVLLITYILLLAANRIQHFIGNSGAAIISRVMGLILATVAVNNVLVGLKNFFTQVV, via the coding sequence ATGTTTGATTCTTTTATTGTTCAGTTTGTCGTACTTTGGGCAGTCATTGATCCTATTGGCTCAATTCCCGTTTACCTTTCCAAAACAATTGGATTCTCCCTTGAAGAACGCCGTAAAATCGCACGCAATGCAGTGATTATTTCCGCCGGAATTTTACTTTTCTTTTTAATCGGTGGGCAAATTCTTTTTGAAGCAATGCAAGTGCCTTTACCAGCCTTCCAAATTGCAGGTGGGTTAGTGCTTTTCTTGTTTGCTTTAACAATGATTTTCGGTGAAAGCAAACCCGATCAAGAAATAAAAATGCGTGCTAATGTGACGGAAATTGCCGTTTACCCCCTTGCCGTTCCTTCTATTGCCTCACCGGGTGCGATGATGGCAATCGTGCTTTTAACGGATAATCACCGTTTTAATTTCAGCGAACAATTTATTACTGCCGGAATTATGTTGGCGGTGTTATTGATTACCTACATTCTGTTGCTTGCCGCAAATCGAATTCAACATTTCATTGGCAATTCCGGCGCGGCGATTATTAGTCGTGTGATGGGATTGATTTTGGCAACAGTTGCCGTAAATAATGTATTGGTGGGATTAAAAAATTTCTTTACGCAGGTTGTGTAA
- a CDS encoding methylated-DNA--[protein]-cysteine S-methyltransferase, producing MTALYYTYYPSPVGQLLILSDGEYITHIDFEKEQYAPNPAWQEKNDLPLFQKVRLAFDRYFNGEPETFSDIPLKAEGTPFQKAIWQALCQVPYGEMSSYGELAKIINNPKAVRAVGGAVGSNPISIIIPCHRILGKDKTLTGFGGGLAAKRFLLQLENIPYIDKGSEYTRPRFFKKYNE from the coding sequence ATGACCGCACTTTATTACACTTATTATCCTTCACCGGTCGGACAACTTTTAATTTTGTCCGATGGTGAATACATCACACATATTGATTTTGAAAAAGAGCAATACGCACCGAATCCGGCTTGGCAAGAAAAAAACGATCTGCCTTTGTTTCAAAAAGTGCGGTTAGCTTTTGATCGCTATTTTAACGGTGAACCCGAGACTTTCTCGGATATTCCTTTAAAAGCGGAGGGAACGCCTTTTCAGAAAGCGATTTGGCAAGCATTGTGCCAAGTTCCTTATGGAGAGATGTCGAGTTATGGTGAGTTGGCAAAAATAATCAATAATCCTAAAGCCGTGCGTGCCGTAGGGGGTGCAGTGGGCAGTAATCCGATTAGCATTATCATTCCTTGCCATCGTATTCTCGGTAAAGATAAAACCTTGACCGGATTTGGTGGCGGATTAGCCGCCAAACGTTTTTTACTGCAATTAGAAAATATTCCTTATATTGATAAGGGAAGTGAATACACCAGACCCCGCTTTTTCAAAAAATATAACGAATGA
- a CDS encoding ABC transporter ATP-binding protein, with amino-acid sequence MFNKIFSWFENRLNPYPESNPITPEKGLFRFIWSSIDGMKGWIFLLAILTVGTGVMEALLFQFMGLLVDWLGTYTPATLWQEKGHLLLGMAALLVLSIVWSFIGVNVRLQTLQGVFPMRLRWNFHRLMLGQSLSFYQDEFAGRVSAKVMQTALAVRDTVMTIADMLVYVAVYFITSGLVLAALDAWFLLPFGVWIVLFVIILKLLIPRLAKTAERQADARSLMTGRITDAYSNIATVKLFSHGAREASYAKRSMEEFMVTVHAQMRLASSLDTLTYASNIFLTLSTAILGVILWQQGQTSVGAIATATAMALRVNGLSRWIMWESARLFENIGTVNDGMNTLTKPHTIVDKPNSTPLQVKQGEIKFNDITFAYDPTKPLLSHFNLTIKPGEKVGLIGRSGAGKSTIVNLLLRFYEAQQGAITIDGQNVLDVQQESLRRQIGLVTQDTSLLHRSVRENIIYGRPNATEEEMKQAAERAEAADFIPFLRDEQGRQGYEAHVGERGVKLSGGQRQRIAIARVMLKDAPILLLDEATSALDSEVEVAIQESLDKMMENKTVIAIAHRLSTIAAMDRLIVLDKGQIVEQGSHAELLEQNGLYAKLWKHQSGGFLSQHDD; translated from the coding sequence ATGTTTAACAAAATTTTTTCGTGGTTTGAAAACCGTTTAAATCCGTATCCGGAAAGCAATCCGATCACGCCGGAAAAAGGTTTGTTTCGTTTTATTTGGTCTAGTATCGACGGTATGAAAGGCTGGATTTTCTTGCTGGCGATCTTAACTGTCGGTACGGGAGTAATGGAAGCGTTGTTGTTCCAATTTATGGGGTTACTCGTTGATTGGCTAGGCACTTACACGCCCGCAACCTTATGGCAGGAGAAAGGGCATTTATTGCTGGGAATGGCAGCATTGCTTGTGTTAAGTATTGTATGGTCTTTTATTGGGGTAAATGTTCGTTTACAAACTTTGCAAGGTGTATTCCCTATGCGTTTACGCTGGAATTTTCACCGTTTAATGCTGGGCCAAAGTTTAAGCTTTTATCAAGATGAATTTGCCGGTCGGGTTTCCGCTAAAGTAATGCAAACGGCACTTGCCGTGCGTGATACCGTAATGACGATTGCGGATATGTTGGTTTACGTAGCGGTATATTTTATTACTTCAGGTCTTGTGTTGGCGGCATTGGATGCGTGGTTCTTATTACCATTTGGTGTTTGGATTGTATTGTTCGTCATCATTTTAAAATTATTAATTCCACGTTTAGCCAAAACGGCGGAACGCCAAGCGGATGCCCGTTCATTGATGACAGGGCGTATTACAGATGCCTATTCAAACATTGCAACCGTAAAATTATTCTCCCATGGTGCACGTGAAGCCTCCTACGCAAAACGTTCTATGGAAGAATTTATGGTTACCGTGCATGCACAGATGCGTTTGGCAAGTTCGCTTGATACGTTAACTTATGCCTCTAATATTTTTCTGACGTTAAGCACGGCAATATTAGGCGTGATTTTATGGCAACAAGGGCAAACCAGTGTGGGGGCGATTGCCACGGCTACGGCAATGGCATTACGGGTGAACGGGCTTTCTCGCTGGATTATGTGGGAATCCGCCCGTTTATTTGAAAATATTGGTACGGTAAATGACGGTATGAATACGCTCACGAAACCGCACACCATTGTGGATAAACCGAATAGTACACCGCTACAGGTGAAGCAAGGTGAAATTAAATTTAATGATATTACTTTTGCCTATGATCCGACAAAGCCTTTATTGAGTCATTTTAACCTCACCATTAAACCGGGGGAAAAAGTCGGATTAATCGGGCGTTCCGGTGCGGGAAAATCCACGATTGTAAATTTATTGCTCCGTTTTTACGAAGCCCAGCAGGGAGCTATTACTATTGACGGGCAAAATGTATTGGATGTGCAACAAGAAAGTTTACGCCGTCAAATCGGTTTGGTGACACAAGATACCTCGTTACTACACCGTTCCGTACGTGAAAATATTATTTATGGTCGCCCGAATGCGACTGAAGAAGAAATGAAACAGGCGGCAGAGCGGGCTGAAGCGGCGGATTTCATTCCGTTCTTGCGTGATGAGCAAGGCCGACAAGGTTATGAGGCGCATGTCGGTGAACGCGGTGTGAAACTTTCCGGCGGTCAACGTCAACGTATCGCTATTGCCCGTGTAATGTTGAAAGATGCGCCGATCCTATTACTTGATGAAGCCACAAGTGCATTGGATTCGGAAGTGGAAGTTGCGATTCAAGAAAGTTTGGACAAAATGATGGAGAACAAAACGGTTATTGCGATTGCACACCGTTTATCAACCATTGCCGCAATGGATCGCTTAATTGTATTGGATAAAGGTCAAATTGTTGAACAAGGCTCGCACGCCGAGTTACTTGAACAAAACGGACTTTATGCCAAACTTTGGAAACACCAAAGCGGTGGTTTCCTAAGCCAGCATGATGATTAG
- a CDS encoding glycosyltransferase family 9 protein, translated as MPLFNKAPKSLCILRLSAVGDVCHALAVVQCIQAYYPETKITWIIGKTEATLLEGIPNVDLVIYDKKTGWKGVFNLWRQLKNERFDALLNMQTAFRASVLSLGIKAKYKIGFGKKRSREGQWLFVNRRVNDPVSQHVLDGFMAFAEYIGVPKDAPTWQLAVSEHDRQFVQQFIDPSRKNLLISPCSSKAEKDWLVERYAEVANIANQHNVNVIFCSAAAKRELEMVEKITALCDFTPINAAGKTNLKQLAALIGKVDLVLSPDSGPAHIATTQNTPVVGLYAYHNPRRTAPYHNLANVVSVYEQNVLREFGKPSSELPWATKLKGKNLMAEIQVEEVITQMKALNLWQ; from the coding sequence ATGCCACTTTTTAACAAAGCCCCTAAGTCCCTCTGTATTCTTCGACTTTCAGCGGTGGGAGATGTGTGCCATGCCCTTGCCGTGGTGCAGTGTATTCAAGCCTATTATCCTGAAACGAAGATTACTTGGATCATCGGTAAAACTGAAGCGACATTATTAGAGGGAATTCCAAATGTTGATTTGGTGATTTACGATAAAAAAACGGGTTGGAAAGGTGTCTTTAATTTATGGCGACAGCTGAAAAATGAACGTTTTGATGCATTGTTAAATATGCAAACGGCATTTCGTGCTTCCGTGCTTTCTTTAGGTATTAAAGCAAAATACAAAATCGGTTTCGGTAAAAAACGTTCGCGCGAAGGGCAGTGGTTATTTGTTAATCGGCGCGTGAATGATCCTGTTTCACAGCACGTATTAGATGGTTTTATGGCCTTTGCGGAATATATTGGTGTGCCGAAAGATGCGCCTACCTGGCAGTTAGCCGTTTCAGAACATGATCGGCAATTTGTGCAACAATTTATAGATCCTTCACGTAAGAATTTGTTGATTTCCCCCTGTTCCAGCAAAGCAGAAAAAGATTGGTTAGTGGAACGTTATGCAGAGGTGGCGAATATCGCCAATCAGCATAATGTGAATGTGATATTTTGCAGTGCTGCGGCAAAACGTGAATTAGAAATGGTTGAAAAAATTACCGCACTTTGTGATTTCACACCGATTAACGCGGCAGGTAAAACGAATCTAAAACAACTTGCCGCATTGATTGGAAAAGTGGATCTTGTACTTTCGCCGGATTCCGGCCCGGCGCATATCGCAACAACGCAAAATACGCCGGTGGTCGGATTGTATGCTTATCATAATCCGCGTCGCACCGCACCTTATCATAATTTAGCAAATGTCGTTTCCGTTTATGAACAAAATGTGTTGCGGGAGTTTGGTAAACCTTCTTCCGAATTGCCTTGGGCGACAAAACTAAAAGGAAAAAATTTGATGGCGGAAATTCAGGTGGAAGAGGTGATAACACAAATGAAAGCGTTAAATTTGTGGCAATAA
- the rdgB gene encoding RdgB/HAM1 family non-canonical purine NTP pyrophosphatase — MTRKIVLATGNKGKVKEMADVLASLGFEVIAQTDLGIESPEETGLTFVENALLKARYASEKSGLPAIADDSGLVVKALNGAPGLYSARYAGEEGNDAKNRQKLLAELANTAETERHAKFVSCIVFLQHPTDPSPIIAEGECHGVIGFEEKGENGFGYDSLFFSPEQGCTFAELETEEKKKISHRAHALKILKAKLSI, encoded by the coding sequence ATGACAAGAAAAATCGTACTTGCTACAGGCAACAAAGGCAAAGTAAAAGAAATGGCGGATGTGTTGGCAAGTCTTGGCTTTGAGGTTATCGCACAAACGGATTTAGGTATTGAAAGCCCGGAAGAGACCGGCTTAACTTTCGTGGAAAATGCCTTATTGAAAGCCCGTTACGCCTCGGAAAAATCCGGTTTACCCGCCATTGCCGATGATTCGGGATTAGTCGTGAAAGCACTTAACGGCGCACCGGGGTTATATTCCGCCCGTTATGCAGGAGAAGAGGGCAATGATGCAAAAAACCGCCAAAAATTATTGGCAGAACTTGCAAATACAGCGGAAACGGAACGTCATGCAAAATTTGTCAGTTGCATCGTATTTTTACAACATCCGACTGATCCTTCGCCCATTATTGCAGAGGGCGAATGCCATGGTGTAATTGGTTTTGAAGAAAAAGGCGAAAATGGTTTCGGTTATGACAGCCTATTTTTCAGCCCTGAACAAGGTTGCACTTTTGCCGAACTAGAAACCGAAGAGAAGAAAAAAATCTCCCATCGTGCACATGCATTGAAAATATTGAAAGCCAAACTTAGCATATAA